Genomic window (Spirosoma sp. KCTC 42546):
AGTAAAAGAGTTACCTTTATCTAATTTTAATGCCGTCGCGGACAGACCAGGTCTTATATATATCAATATTTTACTTGTAGTTTGATTATCATCATTTTTAAAACTTTGCTGATAACCAATCAGACCGGACATTTCAGTATTTGGCGAAAAACTTCCATTTTGGAAAAGACTAACCAAGCCATCATTGTTTTTTCCTTGGATATCGAAACCATAAATCCAAGCCGATGGCTTCAAACTTTTTTTATAAAAATTTGCTTTCACTAAGCCTTGGCCAAAGTCAAAATTTAGGGTTCCTCCAGAAACCACTATACTACTTTTCCCTTCTGCATCCTGATTTAATATCTGGCAATTCGCAGTAATAGCTAAAATGCTGATAATAAATATTAAAAGATATCGCATGATTGTTTCTTTTTTAGAATGTGACATGGTTTATACTAATGGACATGTTCTATCAAACCAAGAACCGCCACCACGACCAATCTTACCTGAAATTATTTCTGGAATTGTGTGCAAAGTTTCCTCATCATTCTCAATACTGACTTCTAAATTCCAAGCTTGTCTTTCAATACCTCCTAATTCGAGTCTTATTCTGATACCAGCCTCTGATATAAATACATTATCCAACGAACCTTCTAGTTCATCAGGATCAACATAATGCCCACCAATTTCAAATACAAAAATTGTGTCAATCAATGGATCAAGAGTAAGTTTATAATTTGCCGTTGCCATAATCTTAAATATTTAATGGTTATTAGAATAATTCAGACGGAGTGACTTTGGAATAAATAGGCAGCAAGTACAATAATTAGCTTTCATTCTGCCATATTTAAACACTAAGTACATGACAAAATTAGCTCGACGTCTTTCTAGGGGCAACGTGAATTTTCACATGAATATTTGGGATTTTTAACTTAATGTATTCTATATACCTTCCATTCTTGGGCTAATAGCTTATTTGCTGAGCCGCTAAGCAGTTAGTATTATGAATGCCCCAAATGCATCTTTTTGTATTTAGTCATTCTCATCAATTAGGATTTTCTCATTAATGACAAAGCGCCTACATTACTGAAAGGTCTCTATTAGTAATCGACGCGTTAATCATGGATTAGCTTATCTAGAGCATCTCCATACGGCTATCTATGGTCAAATAGCATTGCCCCTCTCAAGGATGGCATTGTCATGTAGCCGATAAGTAAAAAAGGCCGGCTACATCGTAACCGACCTTTCCAGTATTTATTCACTTCATATAGGGAAGTCATTCAGATAATCCCCTATTGTTCAATCCTTTGCATTAATAATTGAAAGGGAAAGGGCTAATAACTAATATTAGCCGGGAATACTACAGTAGACACCATTTTGTTTGACTATTTGGCTAAAGAAACTATAAAGCAGTTAATCGGGATAAATTGATTAGGAATTTCGTTTGTGAGCCAAATTTGAGAGTTTTGCTCTATGATTGCAAAACAGGACTATTGAGATGGTCCAAGTTTGCCGGACAGTTGAGTTGCTTAATTAGCTGTACCATGGCCAAAAAACAAACCCCGTCGGCGCCCCGCCGAAAGTACGACGAAGCCTTCAAAAACGAAGCTCTCCGATTGGTCACAACCGGTAACCGAAGTGTACCTGATGTAGCTCGCTCACTGGGAATTTCGGATAATCTGCTTTATAACTGGAAAAGCAAGCTAAAAATAACCCCGCCACAAAACGGTGCTTACGAACAAGAACTTCATCAACTCCGGGAACAATTACGCAAAACTGAACAAGAGCGAGATATACTAAAATCCCTGTACAGCGCCGACGCTGTTGAATGGCTGTTACAACTTATCTTCTCGGCCCAAAACCCTACCTTTAATCGATTTCTGAACCAAGCCTCCCGCTTTTACTGGTACCTAATCGAGTCCTTCCTAAAATCTGGGCTGGAGCGTACGATGCTTTTAGAAAAGCATTTGGTGAATAAACTGGTGATCGCTTCAGCGAATCCCGTACAGAAAACTCTTACTCTCCCGCTACGCTCCCAGAAGTCATTAACCATTAATGTCCTATGGAAAGCAATCAAACATCGTTTAACATCATTCATGCTCATGCTGCTGGCATCGATGTAGGCTCACGGAGTCACCTAGTGGCTATCGACCAGAACAAAGACAACGTCCACGAATTTGGGGTGTATACCAAAGACCATCAGCGAAAAACATTCAGAGTGTTTTTTAAACAAGCGTCCGATTAATAGAACTCAATGATCCTAGGCCTGCTCCAACCTCGCAGCGGTGGCTCTATCCAAGCCATTTAAAAATCAGATCTAGGAAGGCCCCTTCGTCTCACATGGATCCTTTTGATTGATAAACTATTCAAATATACGTATCTTCTTTTCTCTGATCTAGCCCCACAATCTTCAATAATTCCACTAAAGCAACACTAAATTAGCTCCTTCCACTTTTACTTGCGACATACACCACCAAGATGTATCCAGAAAGCTACTGAAAGTCTCGCTCATAACGGTCTGGTCGCCAGTTCAAGTCTGGCCGGGCCCACCATATCTTTCAATAATTTAATTAAACCTTTATGATTGTCAGTTATTTGGCGGGGTTACATAGGGGTTACATTCAAAGTGTTTGGAAATGGGCTAATCTCCACGTGTTATCGTCCTTGTAATTCTAAAGGTTCAGTGAAGGAGAACCATATCTATGGCAACCTATTCGGTACTTTAAGTTTGTACGATGTTCGGTCTATTTCGACAGTCTACTTCAGCAAAAGCCTGCTCTATCGTTCAATACGCGCTTTCAGCATATGTCTGGCGAACCACTGACAGTCACGCTTGACAGTCATCTTATTGTCGTAGATGTCACGGAACTCTACTTTCAAGCTAATCGGTGCGAGTTGTTTTCGGGCATCATCAATGCCCACTTCACATTCATGATCATCAAAGCGTTTCTCAAAAATCGTTAGAGACGAATTTGGCAACACAATCCGCGCGACCGAGTCATTGGTTGGGGCAAACAGATAGGATTTTGCTCAAGGTTAAGGCGGGTTTCTATACTGGTATAAACCACACCACTTTTGCGACAGGTTGTTCTGTCAATGATTAAGGGCTAAGACCGTTGTTGCGTAGGT
Coding sequences:
- a CDS encoding transposase, which translates into the protein MAKKQTPSAPRRKYDEAFKNEALRLVTTGNRSVPDVARSLGISDNLLYNWKSKLKITPPQNGAYEQELHQLREQLRKTEQERDILKSLYSADAVEWLLQLIFSAQNPTFNRFLNQASRFYWYLIESFLKSGLERTMLLEKHLVNKLVIASANPVQKTLTLPLRSQKSLTINVLWKAIKHRLTSFMLMLLASM